In Arachis hypogaea cultivar Tifrunner chromosome 17, arahy.Tifrunner.gnm2.J5K5, whole genome shotgun sequence, a single window of DNA contains:
- the LOC112767099 gene encoding ornithine decarboxylase-like, which produces MPSIIVGDDKPYSLSLNPILSASGVKGKPVASLCQESDGILGYIQSVIHEKPETESPFMVLDLGVVMDLMDHWSRMLPTVQPFYAVKCNPNPSLLGTLAALGSSFDCASKAEIEAVLTLGVSSDRIIYANPCKSASHITYAASVGVNITTFDSKEEVKKIRKWHPNCQLLLRIKPPQDSGARNSLGLKYGALLEEVPVLLQAAHDAGLTVIGVSFHIGSGGADAKAYHGAIAAAKGVLETASKLGMPKMHVLDIGGGFSSGTEFDAAAIHVNDALEANFGNEEGITVIGEPGRYFAETAFTLATKVIGKRVRGELREYWINDGIYGCLNCIMFDFARVTCTPLRCSSKHDGENESKTYSSTVFGPTCDSLDTVLRDHQLMELELEDWLVFPKMGAYTISSGTNFNGFSTSAIPTYLTYSATVVQEKTNMF; this is translated from the coding sequence ATGCCTTCAATCATTGTTGGAGATGATAAACCCTATTCTTTGAGCCTCAATCCCATTCTTTCTGCGTCAGGGGTGAAGGGCAAACCAGTAGCTTCATTATGCCAAGAAAGTGATGGCATCCTTGGTTACATTCAATCAGTGATTCACGAGAAACCAGAAACTGAATCACCATTTATGGTTCTTGATTTAGGGGTGGTGATGGACCTCATGGACCACTGGTCCAGAATGCTTCCAACGGTTCAACCATTCTATGCGGTGAAATGCAACCCTAACCCATCCCTGCTTGGAACACTGGCAGCACTGGGTTCCAGTTTCGACTGCGCCAGCAAAGCAGAGATAGAAGCCGTGTTGACCCTTGGCGTCTCGTCGGATCGAATCATCTACGCTAACCCATGCAAATCAGCGTCCCACATTACTTACGCTGCAAGCGTTGGAGTCAACATCACAACCTTTGACTCTAAAGAAGAGGTAAAAAAGATTCGAAAATGGCACCCAAACTGCCAGCTTCTCCTTCGTATAAAACCGCCACAAGACAGTGGAGCGCGAAACTCCTTGGGTTTAAAATACGGTGCACTACTGGAGGAAGTTCCAGTGCTACTCCAGGCTGCACATGATGCAGGATTAACTGTCATCGGAGTTTCCTTCCACATTGGGAGCGGAGGAGCTGACGCTAAAGCATATCACGGAGCCATTGCTGCTGCGAAGGGTGTGTTAGAAACGGCTTCAAAACTAGGCATGCCAAAGATGCACGTGCTCGATATTGGTGGCGGTTTCAGTTCTGGCACAGAGTTCGATGCGGCTGCAATTCACGTGAACGATGCTCTTGAAGCCAACTTCGGAAACGAAGAGGGCATTACGGTAATTGGCGAGCCTGGCCGTTATTTTGCTGAAACGGCTTTTACGTTGGCAACAAAAGTAATCGGGAAGCGCGTGAGAGGAGAGTTGAGAGAGTACTGGATCAACGACGGGATTTATGGATGTTTGAACTGCATAATGTTTGATTTCGCGCGCGTCACGTGCACGCCACTCAGGTGCAGCTCAAAACATGACGGGGAGAATGAGTCCAAAACTTACTCTTCAACTGTGTTTGGACCAACATGTGATTCCTTAGATACAGTGCTAAGAGATCACCAGCTTATGGAGTTGGAATTGGAAGATTGGCTTGTTTTCCCTAAAATGGGGGCGTATACTATTTCTTCAGGTACCAACTTCAATGGGTTTAGCACATCAGCCATTCCGACATACCTTACATATTCAGCTACCGTCGTCCAAGAAAAAACTAATATGTTCTAA